From the Marinomonas sp. THO17 genome, one window contains:
- a CDS encoding NAD-dependent epimerase/dehydratase family protein, producing MTAYQKSTETLKLQPKTWLITGVAGFIGSNLLEHLLKLNQKVIGLDNFVTGHQHNLDEVKGLVNAEQWAGFTFIEGDICNLDDCRKGCSGVDYVLHQAALGSVPRSINDPITTNATNISGFLNMLVAARDAEVKSFTYAASSSTYGDHPALPKVEDNIGKPLSPYAVTKYVNELYADVFAKTYGFETIGLRYFNVFGQRQDPNGAYAAVIPKWTASMIEGHEVFINGDGETSRDFCFIENTVQMNILAATAPEDAKNEVYNVALGDRTTLNDLFHALQTALAKNGLVYDIQAVYRDFRAGDVRHSQADIGKAKSRLGYAPEYCIMDGIAKAMPWYIKNVG from the coding sequence ATGACAGCGTATCAAAAATCAACTGAAACATTAAAATTACAGCCTAAAACATGGCTGATAACCGGCGTTGCTGGCTTTATTGGTTCTAATTTATTGGAGCATTTGTTGAAGCTTAACCAAAAAGTTATTGGTTTAGATAACTTTGTGACGGGGCATCAGCACAACTTAGATGAGGTTAAAGGATTGGTCAATGCTGAGCAGTGGGCTGGCTTTACTTTTATTGAAGGTGATATCTGTAATTTGGATGACTGTAGAAAAGGTTGTTCAGGTGTGGATTATGTGTTGCATCAAGCAGCACTTGGATCTGTTCCTCGTTCAATAAACGACCCTATCACTACAAACGCAACCAACATCAGTGGGTTCTTGAACATGTTGGTAGCAGCGCGTGATGCAGAAGTGAAAAGTTTTACCTATGCAGCAAGCAGTTCTACTTATGGCGATCACCCTGCATTACCCAAGGTAGAAGATAATATCGGCAAGCCGCTTTCTCCTTATGCAGTAACGAAATATGTCAACGAACTTTATGCAGATGTGTTTGCCAAAACTTATGGTTTTGAAACGATAGGCTTGCGTTACTTTAACGTATTTGGGCAGCGACAAGACCCCAATGGTGCCTATGCGGCCGTTATTCCAAAGTGGACTGCGTCTATGATCGAAGGACATGAAGTATTTATTAATGGCGATGGCGAAACAAGTCGAGATTTTTGTTTCATTGAAAATACCGTTCAAATGAATATTCTTGCCGCCACTGCTCCAGAAGATGCTAAAAACGAAGTGTATAATGTTGCTCTCGGTGACCGTACGACCTTAAATGATTTATTTCATGCGCTGCAAACTGCGTTAGCTAAAAACGGTCTGGTTTATGATATACAAGCGGTATATCGTGATTTTCGTGCTGGCGATGTGCGCCATTCTCAAGCTGATATTGGCAAAGCCAAAAGTAGATTAGGCTATGCACCTGAATACTGTATTATGGATGGGATCGCCAAGGCTATGCCTTGGTATATTAAAAATGTAGGTTGA
- the tviB gene encoding Vi polysaccharide biosynthesis UDP-N-acetylglucosamine C-6 dehydrogenase TviB has translation MNHFRLAIIGLGYVGLPLAVEFGKKYPVLGFDINSIRLAELTNGHDSTLEVDDAELASAEYLTYSNSLDGLKACNVFIVTVPTPINEHKQPDLTPLIKASETIGKVLKRGDIVIYESTVYPGATEEDCVPVLESVSGLTFNKDFFCGYSPERINPGDKEHRVTTILKVTSGSTPEIAETIDQLYRSIITAGTHKASSIKVAEAAKVIENTQRDVNIGLINELSLIFNKLGIDTEEVLKAAGTKWNFLPFRPGLVGGHCIGVDPYYLTHKAQSVGYHPEIILAGRRLNDGMGVYVASQLVKAMLKKRIHVDGARVLVLGLTFKENCPDLRNTKVVNIIQELQDFGVQVDCYDPWINAKEAEHEYDISPIDDPAAGQYDGIILAVAHDEFAQMGTAKIRSLGKSEHVLYDLKYVLPREQADLRL, from the coding sequence AGACTTGCTATTATTGGTTTAGGTTATGTAGGCCTTCCGCTAGCGGTAGAATTTGGCAAGAAATATCCAGTACTAGGCTTCGATATTAATTCCATTCGTTTGGCCGAATTGACTAATGGTCATGATAGTACGTTAGAAGTGGATGATGCTGAGTTAGCGTCGGCTGAATATTTAACATACAGTAATTCGTTAGATGGTTTAAAAGCCTGTAATGTATTTATTGTCACCGTGCCAACACCGATCAATGAGCATAAACAGCCGGACCTTACTCCGCTTATTAAGGCAAGTGAAACCATTGGTAAAGTGCTTAAACGGGGGGACATCGTGATATATGAATCTACTGTATATCCTGGTGCGACCGAAGAAGATTGTGTTCCAGTTCTAGAGAGTGTTTCTGGACTAACTTTTAATAAAGACTTTTTCTGTGGATACAGCCCAGAGCGTATTAACCCAGGTGATAAAGAGCATCGTGTGACGACTATTTTGAAAGTGACATCTGGTTCCACACCAGAAATAGCGGAAACCATTGATCAATTGTACCGTTCTATTATTACTGCTGGCACACATAAAGCATCTTCTATTAAGGTAGCCGAGGCGGCTAAAGTCATCGAAAACACTCAGCGTGATGTCAATATTGGACTTATCAACGAACTGTCGTTGATTTTTAACAAATTAGGTATAGATACCGAAGAAGTGCTTAAAGCAGCAGGAACTAAATGGAATTTCTTGCCGTTTCGTCCTGGCTTGGTGGGTGGGCATTGCATTGGTGTTGATCCTTATTATCTTACCCATAAGGCACAATCTGTTGGCTACCATCCAGAGATTATTTTAGCTGGTCGTCGTTTAAACGATGGTATGGGGGTCTATGTAGCTAGCCAGCTGGTGAAAGCCATGCTGAAAAAGCGTATTCATGTAGATGGTGCTCGGGTATTGGTATTAGGTTTAACCTTTAAGGAAAATTGTCCTGATCTACGTAACACCAAGGTTGTCAATATTATTCAGGAACTACAAGACTTCGGTGTGCAAGTTGATTGCTATGATCCTTGGATCAATGCAAAAGAAGCGGAACATGAATATGATATTTCTCCAATTGATGACCCAGCTGCTGGTCAATATGACGGCATTATTCTAGCGGTTGCTCATGATGAATTCGCACAGATGGGGACAGCTAAAATTCGCTCATTGGGTAAGAGCGAGCATGTACTGTATGATCTGAAATATGTATTGCCTCGCGAACAAGCTGATTTACGCTTGTAA